The Desertifilum tharense IPPAS B-1220 nucleotide sequence GTATTCCGCGAAACGATTAACGGCTTTGAATTTGCTTCCCAGGCCAATCAAATTCCGTTCAAGCAGTTAACCAAGACCCCTAAATCAAACCGCTAGCTCAAGCATAAATCGAATTTTCATGACCATGCGCGATCGCTTTTTAGGGTTCAGGCTTCTTGAGCCGTTAACTCAGTGGACTCAATGGTACGCCGTCCGTCGGTTACTGCAACTGATCCCAGTCCTGTTGGGAATTTCGCTGGTGACATTTCTCTTGGTGCAGTTAATGCCCAGCGATCCAGCAGTTGTCGTGCTACGGATTACAGAGGTACCCATCACGCCAGAAGCGATCGCTGCCATGCGCGAGCAATTGGGACTCAATCGACCTCTACCCATCCAATATCTCGATTGGCTGTGGCACGTCCTTCGGCTTGACTTTGGCATCTCCTTTGTCACCAGACAACCCGTTCTGCACGAAATTTTGCATTACTTGCCAACCACGTTGGAACTGACCCTCAGCACCACCGTTTTAATTTGGCTGATTAGCATCCCCTGCGGGATTTTAGCGGCACTCTATCGAGATAGCGTGTTTGATTATGCCAGCCGTCTGTTTGCCTATGTCGGATCGGCTTTGCCCAACTTTTGGCTTGGTTTTTTGTTGATGTATGGCTTCGGCTTTCAGTTAGGCTGGTTTCCGGTCATGGGTCGGGGGAGTCTGATGCATTTGGTACTGCCTGCTGTCACGCTCGCCTGGAGACCAGCGGCGGTTTATGCGCGATTATTGCGAAACAGTATGTTAGATAGCCTGAGCCAAAATTATGTGCTTTATGCCCGCGCTAGAGGCTTGAGGGAACGCCTAATCGTGAGTCGCCATGTCCTCAAAAACGCGCTATTGCCGATCGTCACTTTATTTGGCATGAGCATTGCTCATCTACTATCAGGAGCCGTAGTGGTTGAGAACGTTTTTGCTTTACCGGGAATTGGACGATTTGCGGTGCAATCGATTCTCAATCGAGACTATCCGGTCATTCAAGCCTATGTGTGTTTAGCGGCCGTCTTCTTTGTGATTACCAATTTGATTGTGGATTTGACTTACAGTTATCTCGATCCAAGGATTCGGTTAGGAAAGGTTGAGGATTCATAATCGGTCATTATCATGTCATTACTCCCGCGACTACTCAAGAATAAAATGGCGTGGATTGCGATTGGAATCATTCTGGGACTGGCCCTGATTGCAATTTTCGCGCCTGATATTGCCCCTCACGATCCATTAGAAGTGGAATTAACCCGACGGCTGCAATCAGGAAGTGCAACGTTTCCTTTAGGAACCGATCATCTGGGGCGATGTATCCTGTCTCGGCTGATCTATGGAGCGCGAATTTCCTTGTCAATTGCTCTTACCGTCACAGCCCTCACGACTACGATCGGTCTAATTGTTGGGATGATTGCTGGCTATGGAGGGGGGAGAGTGGATAGCTTCCTCATGCGGGTCTGCGATGTGTTTTTATCGTTTCCTAACCTCATCCTGGCATTGGCGATCGTTGGGGTGATGGGAGCTAGTCGGGTTAACATTGTGATGGCGTTGGGTGCTTCCCACTGGGCTTGGTATGCCAGAATTGTGCGCTCTAAAGTGTTGAGATTGAAGGAAGAAAATTTCATCAAAGCGGCGGTTGTCTCTGGTACGAGCGGTTTTCAGTTAATGATGAAACATCTGTTACCCTATACCATTGCTGAAATTGCGGTTCTAGCCTCGCTGGATATGGGATCGACCATCTTGCATATTTCGACTCTTTCGTTTTTGGGGTTAGGGATTCAGCCTCCTGCACCCGAATGGGGAACCATGCTCAACGATGGGCGCGAGTTTTTCCGCCGGGAGCCAGGACTAATGTTCTACCCTGGTATGATGATTTTTCTGGTGGCGCTGTCTTTTAATTTGCTGGGGGATGCGCTGCGGGATGCTCTCGATCCCCGCTTGGTTAAAACGATTAAACGAACGCGATCGCGTGGGTGCCAATGCTAAAGCCCCTCTCCCCAATGGTTGATCCAGTCTTGAGCGTAACTGATTTGCAGGTAGAGTTTCAGCGGGGAACCGAACGGATATCGGCGGTGCGGGGAGTCAGTTTTCAATTGCAAGCGGGCAAGGTTTTGGGGATTATTGGCGAGAGTGGCTCTGGTAAAAGCGCCACTTGTTCAGCCATTTTAGGGCTGCTTGGACGAGAGGGACAAATTGCGGGCGGCACGATTCATCTAGGGCAACAAGAACTCACGAACCTGCCGCGAACCGCTATGCGCCAGATTCGAGGACAGCAGATTGGGGTCGTGTTACAAAATCCCTCTAGCTTTTTTAATCCGATTCTGACGATTGGACGACAGTTTACTGAAACGCTGCGATCGCACTATCCCTTATCAAGATCCGAAGCCCACGCGATTGCCCTTGAGCATCTGAGTGCTGTTGGCTTGTCTTATCCTCAGCAAATTTGTCGGCAATTTCCCTTTCAGTTAAGCGGTGGTATGTTGCAGCGAGTCATGATTGCGATCGCGCTTTCGCTCCATCCCAGTGTTTTAATTGCAGAT carries:
- the nikC gene encoding nickel ABC transporter permease subunit NikC, coding for MSLLPRLLKNKMAWIAIGIILGLALIAIFAPDIAPHDPLEVELTRRLQSGSATFPLGTDHLGRCILSRLIYGARISLSIALTVTALTTTIGLIVGMIAGYGGGRVDSFLMRVCDVFLSFPNLILALAIVGVMGASRVNIVMALGASHWAWYARIVRSKVLRLKEENFIKAAVVSGTSGFQLMMKHLLPYTIAEIAVLASLDMGSTILHISTLSFLGLGIQPPAPEWGTMLNDGREFFRREPGLMFYPGMMIFLVALSFNLLGDALRDALDPRLVKTIKRTRSRGCQC
- the nikB gene encoding nickel ABC transporter permease, translating into MTMRDRFLGFRLLEPLTQWTQWYAVRRLLQLIPVLLGISLVTFLLVQLMPSDPAVVVLRITEVPITPEAIAAMREQLGLNRPLPIQYLDWLWHVLRLDFGISFVTRQPVLHEILHYLPTTLELTLSTTVLIWLISIPCGILAALYRDSVFDYASRLFAYVGSALPNFWLGFLLMYGFGFQLGWFPVMGRGSLMHLVLPAVTLAWRPAAVYARLLRNSMLDSLSQNYVLYARARGLRERLIVSRHVLKNALLPIVTLFGMSIAHLLSGAVVVENVFALPGIGRFAVQSILNRDYPVIQAYVCLAAVFFVITNLIVDLTYSYLDPRIRLGKVEDS
- a CDS encoding ABC transporter ATP-binding protein; the protein is MVDPVLSVTDLQVEFQRGTERISAVRGVSFQLQAGKVLGIIGESGSGKSATCSAILGLLGREGQIAGGTIHLGQQELTNLPRTAMRQIRGQQIGVVLQNPSSFFNPILTIGRQFTETLRSHYPLSRSEAHAIALEHLSAVGLSYPQQICRQFPFQLSGGMLQRVMIAIALSLHPSVLIADEPTTALDVITQMQILNLLADLRRQYDSAILLVTHDLGVIAQLADEVAVMYQGQFVEYAPVEELFDRPQHPYTRSLLASRLVVRR